From Streptomyces durmitorensis, a single genomic window includes:
- a CDS encoding isopenicillin N synthase family dioxygenase has product MTETTYSLAELAKETRMGGTGTETSAREIRRIDLSDFDARKAEITEELWAAATDIGFFQLVHHGIDQDAVDTAFADAERFFALPQETKARHALKKGLNSGWESMTQVRPSIGTPDQKESYQLTRPHMDGLWPDDALPGFQVRTLAFEARCRELAMRVLSCFADKLGLPDGFFARAHDPASEQYQSTLRMLHYFAVPEDVEIPTDVWRAGAHTDFDCLTLLFQRDGQGGLQVCPGKEAEAQEWTPVEPADNVITCNIGDMLMRWSDDRLPSNFHRVKSPGPGDDRSARHSIAFFAQADRDVVIEGPAGRYPPITAADYIQQRIAANFAR; this is encoded by the coding sequence ATGACTGAAACGACGTACAGCCTGGCCGAGTTGGCCAAGGAGACGCGCATGGGCGGGACCGGCACGGAGACCTCCGCCCGGGAGATCCGCCGGATCGACCTCAGCGACTTCGACGCCCGCAAGGCCGAGATCACCGAGGAGCTGTGGGCCGCCGCCACCGACATCGGCTTCTTCCAGCTCGTGCACCACGGCATCGACCAGGACGCCGTGGACACGGCGTTCGCCGACGCCGAGCGGTTCTTCGCCCTGCCGCAGGAGACCAAAGCGCGGCACGCCCTGAAGAAGGGACTCAACTCGGGCTGGGAGTCCATGACCCAGGTCCGTCCGTCGATCGGGACGCCCGACCAGAAGGAGTCGTACCAGCTGACCCGGCCGCACATGGACGGGCTGTGGCCGGACGACGCACTGCCCGGATTCCAAGTGCGCACGCTCGCGTTCGAGGCACGCTGCCGGGAGCTGGCCATGCGTGTGCTGTCCTGCTTCGCCGACAAGCTGGGTCTGCCCGACGGGTTCTTCGCGCGCGCCCACGACCCGGCCAGTGAGCAGTACCAGTCGACACTGAGGATGCTGCACTACTTCGCGGTACCCGAGGACGTCGAGATCCCGACCGACGTCTGGCGGGCGGGCGCGCACACGGACTTCGACTGTCTGACGCTGCTGTTCCAGCGCGACGGACAGGGCGGGCTCCAGGTGTGCCCGGGCAAGGAGGCCGAGGCGCAGGAGTGGACACCGGTCGAGCCGGCCGACAACGTGATCACCTGCAACATCGGGGACATGCTGATGCGCTGGAGCGACGACCGGCTGCCGTCGAACTTCCACCGGGTCAAGTCACCGGGCCCCGGTGACGACCGGTCGGCCCGCCACAGCATCGCATTCTTCGCGCAGGCCGACCGTGACGTGGTGATCGAGGGGCCGGCGGGCCGTTATCCGCCGATCACGGCCGCGGACTACATCCAGCAGCGCATCGCCGCCAACTTCGCACGCTAG
- a CDS encoding nucleobase:cation symporter-2 family protein, whose protein sequence is MPMRSAGFGRLAVLGLQHVIVMYTGCVTVPLVFGAAAGLDAATVAVLINADLLVAGIVTIIQGAGVGRILGVRMPVMAGAAFTAVTPMILIAGEYGLQAVYGSMLAAGVFGLLVAYPFAKAVRFFPPLVSGVVITVVGLALIGVGVNLVVGSDPKAPDHAAPSRLALAAFVVIVILLVARFGRGFLAQTGVLLGVLAGTAVAVPFGLVDVSTARAADWVGVSAPFHFGAPQFPAVAVLSMCVVMLVLFAESTADLLAVAELTGRKLTTADMARGLAADGLSGVLGGVMNAFLDTVFAQNVGLVTMTKVRSRHVATVAGCMLLVLGLVPKLGALVAGLPQPVVGAAGLVMFATVAAVGIGTLRTVDFDGTHNLLIVAVAIGAGMAPEVAPDLYSKLPEGVGIVLGSPVTSATLVAFGLNLAFNGRGPKLVRGAEPVDVPA, encoded by the coding sequence ATGCCCATGAGGAGCGCCGGTTTCGGGCGGCTCGCGGTGCTCGGTCTGCAACACGTGATCGTGATGTACACCGGGTGTGTGACGGTACCGCTGGTGTTCGGTGCGGCGGCCGGCCTCGACGCCGCGACGGTCGCCGTGCTCATCAACGCCGATCTGCTCGTGGCGGGCATCGTCACGATCATCCAGGGGGCCGGGGTCGGCCGGATCCTGGGTGTGCGGATGCCGGTGATGGCGGGGGCGGCGTTCACCGCGGTGACGCCCATGATCCTGATCGCCGGAGAGTACGGCCTGCAGGCGGTGTACGGGTCGATGCTGGCCGCAGGCGTCTTCGGCCTGCTGGTGGCTTACCCGTTCGCGAAAGCGGTGCGCTTCTTCCCGCCGCTGGTGAGCGGTGTGGTGATCACGGTGGTGGGGCTCGCGCTGATCGGGGTCGGGGTGAACCTGGTCGTCGGCAGCGACCCGAAGGCCCCCGACCATGCCGCGCCCTCACGGCTCGCCCTCGCCGCCTTCGTGGTGATCGTGATCCTCCTCGTCGCCCGCTTCGGCCGTGGCTTCCTCGCCCAAACCGGCGTCCTTCTGGGCGTGTTGGCGGGCACGGCGGTCGCGGTGCCGTTCGGTCTGGTCGACGTATCGACCGCGCGGGCGGCGGACTGGGTCGGGGTCAGCGCTCCCTTCCACTTCGGGGCACCGCAGTTCCCCGCGGTCGCGGTGCTTTCGATGTGCGTGGTGATGCTGGTGCTGTTCGCCGAGTCGACGGCGGACCTCCTCGCGGTCGCGGAACTCACCGGAAGGAAGCTGACGACCGCGGACATGGCACGTGGCCTGGCGGCGGACGGCCTCTCGGGTGTCCTCGGCGGCGTCATGAACGCCTTCCTGGACACCGTGTTCGCGCAGAACGTCGGCCTGGTGACCATGACGAAGGTCCGCAGCCGGCATGTCGCGACCGTCGCGGGCTGCATGCTCCTGGTACTCGGCCTGGTCCCCAAACTGGGCGCGCTGGTCGCCGGATTGCCACAGCCCGTGGTCGGTGCGGCAGGCCTGGTGATGTTCGCGACGGTCGCTGCCGTCGGCATCGGCACGCTGCGCACCGTGGACTTCGACGGCACGCACAACCTGCTGATCGTGGCCGTGGCGATCGGCGCCGGTATGGCCCCGGAGGTGGCCCCCGACCTGTACAGCAAGCTCCCGGAGGGGGTGGGGATCGTGCTGGGATCTCCGGTCACGAGTGCGACGTTGGTGGCCTTCGGGTTGAATCTGGCGTTCAACGGAAGGGGACCCAAGCTCGTTCGAGGCGCGGAACCAGTCGACGTACCAGCCTAG
- a CDS encoding PLP-dependent cysteine synthase family protein: MHSLTTSDFTPAGSSLPGLVGNTPVLRVAQPFTPSDRGFWAKLEGFNPGGIKDRPALHMVERARARGELLPGCPIVESTSGTLGLGLALAGMVYGHPVTLVTDPGLEPSMARLLAVYGARVDTVTEAHPSGGWQQARRDRVVELLAREPGAWCPDQYGNPDNVSAYTPLGLELASQIGHIDVLVCSVGTGGHSAGISRALRQLYPDMRLVGVDTVGSTIFGQPARPRLMRGLGSSIYPRNVAYKNISEVHWVAPAESVWSCRQLATSHYATGGWSVGAVALVAGWLARTQPRDTRIVAIFPDGPQRYLETVYDDEYCAAKGLLGVVPAPEPDVVGRSDEKEVTRWTRCTEVADPLSQPTESGVLEGGGR; this comes from the coding sequence ATGCACTCTCTGACCACGAGTGACTTCACTCCTGCCGGCTCAAGCCTGCCAGGGCTGGTCGGCAATACACCTGTCCTTCGGGTGGCCCAGCCGTTCACCCCCTCCGACCGTGGCTTCTGGGCCAAGTTGGAGGGCTTCAACCCGGGTGGCATCAAGGACCGCCCGGCACTGCACATGGTCGAACGGGCGCGTGCCCGCGGCGAATTGCTGCCGGGCTGCCCGATCGTCGAGTCGACCAGTGGCACCTTGGGGCTCGGCCTTGCCCTCGCCGGAATGGTCTACGGGCATCCCGTCACCCTTGTCACCGACCCGGGTCTGGAACCGTCCATGGCCCGTCTCCTTGCTGTGTACGGTGCCAGGGTCGACACGGTGACCGAAGCGCACCCCTCCGGAGGCTGGCAGCAGGCCCGCCGGGACCGGGTCGTCGAACTGCTTGCGCGGGAGCCCGGAGCTTGGTGCCCCGATCAATACGGCAATCCCGACAACGTCTCCGCCTACACTCCGCTGGGCCTCGAACTCGCCTCCCAGATCGGCCACATCGACGTACTCGTATGCAGTGTCGGTACCGGGGGCCACTCCGCGGGCATCTCAAGGGCGCTTCGCCAGCTCTACCCGGACATGCGCCTGGTGGGGGTGGACACCGTCGGCTCGACCATCTTCGGGCAGCCCGCCCGGCCCAGGCTCATGCGCGGGCTCGGATCCAGCATCTACCCGCGCAACGTCGCGTACAAGAACATCAGCGAGGTGCACTGGGTGGCACCAGCCGAATCCGTCTGGTCCTGCAGGCAGTTGGCGACCTCGCACTACGCCACGGGTGGCTGGAGCGTCGGCGCGGTCGCGCTCGTGGCCGGGTGGCTGGCGCGTACGCAGCCTCGGGACACGCGCATCGTCGCGATCTTCCCCGACGGGCCTCAGCGTTATCTGGAAACCGTCTACGACGACGAGTACTGCGCCGCGAAGGGGCTGTTGGGAGTGGTCCCGGCCCCCGAACCGGATGTGGTGGGCCGCTCCGACGAGAAGGAAGTGACCCGCTGGACCCGCTGCACCGAGGTCGCAGATCCGCTCTCCCAGCCGACCGAGTCCGGCGTGCTCGAAGGAGGGGGCCGGTGA
- a CDS encoding amidohydrolase family protein, translating to MTTPDIDTITDVTVLSEGNWHAGMDVHLSDGRISAVVPAGQLPHGPRVLEGPGGHLTPGLVNTHTHLFQAGLRGIGEGLPLLAWLSAVGEEAALLTPERAYATAAAAAAEALRSGTTTLVEHMWPHPSSEVHDAVLRALRDSGVRALLCRGVADRADRGRKWGFDPRLMQPLKEALAHTDELIAAARGSRVGIGVAVPNPRCLTPEGMATVRDYADERGLSVSLHLLETTTDDAMCRAHAGVGAVDYLERAGFLWERLLAVHCVELDAAGRATLARTGVGISYNPLSNMRLGSGIAPVPDMLAAGLRVGLGVDGAASNDTQDMLEALRIGAYLQRAAHRKADLLGFPEMFELATNGANQVLGLEERPDGIQVGMQADLVLHRFEKDYACLPVRDPGATLLTCASNRTVAVVMVGGEVLMRDGEHVRLPSAELAAGLGFTAA from the coding sequence ATGACGACGCCCGACATCGACACGATCACCGACGTCACCGTCCTGAGCGAGGGCAACTGGCACGCCGGGATGGACGTCCACCTGTCCGACGGGCGGATCAGCGCTGTCGTACCAGCCGGTCAACTCCCCCATGGGCCGCGGGTTCTGGAGGGTCCCGGCGGCCATCTCACCCCCGGCTTGGTGAACACGCACACGCACCTCTTCCAGGCGGGCCTGCGAGGCATCGGCGAGGGCCTGCCGCTGCTCGCGTGGCTCAGTGCCGTCGGCGAGGAAGCCGCGCTGCTCACCCCCGAGCGGGCCTACGCGACCGCGGCCGCAGCCGCAGCCGAGGCGCTGCGCAGCGGCACCACCACACTCGTCGAGCACATGTGGCCGCACCCGTCCTCCGAGGTGCATGACGCGGTGCTGCGGGCGCTGCGCGACAGTGGAGTGCGGGCGTTGCTGTGCCGGGGCGTGGCCGACCGTGCGGACCGTGGCCGCAAGTGGGGCTTCGACCCGCGTCTGATGCAGCCCCTGAAGGAGGCGCTCGCGCACACCGACGAGCTGATCGCAGCGGCGCGCGGCAGCAGGGTCGGAATCGGGGTCGCCGTGCCCAATCCGCGGTGTCTGACCCCGGAGGGGATGGCCACTGTGCGCGACTACGCAGACGAGCGCGGGCTGTCCGTCTCGCTGCATCTCCTGGAGACGACAACGGACGACGCAATGTGCCGCGCACACGCGGGAGTCGGCGCCGTGGACTATCTGGAGCGAGCGGGGTTCCTGTGGGAGCGGCTGCTCGCCGTGCACTGCGTGGAGCTCGACGCCGCGGGCCGCGCGACGCTCGCCCGGACCGGGGTCGGCATCTCGTACAACCCGCTCAGCAACATGCGCCTGGGCAGCGGAATCGCTCCCGTGCCGGACATGCTGGCCGCCGGGCTGCGGGTCGGGCTCGGCGTCGACGGCGCGGCCAGCAACGACACCCAGGACATGCTGGAGGCGCTGCGCATCGGCGCGTACCTGCAGCGGGCCGCGCACCGCAAGGCCGATCTGCTCGGATTCCCCGAGATGTTCGAGCTCGCCACGAACGGCGCGAACCAGGTTCTCGGCCTGGAGGAACGCCCGGACGGCATACAGGTCGGCATGCAGGCAGACCTGGTCCTGCACCGCTTCGAGAAGGACTACGCCTGCCTTCCCGTACGCGATCCAGGGGCCACGCTCCTGACATGTGCGAGCAACCGGACCGTAGCCGTGGTCATGGTCGGCGGCGAGGTCCTGATGCGCGATGGAGAACATGTCCGTCTCCCCTCCGCGGAGTTGGCGGCCGGGCTCGGATTTACTGCCGCGTAA
- a CDS encoding MDR family MFS transporter produces the protein MKATIAQVRSYDRSVQLLFANQFTINLGFYMLMPYLAQHLSGSLGLAGWLVGLVLGVRNFSQQGMFLIGGTLADRFGYKPLIVAGCVLRTAGFATLGLVDSVVALIAASAATGFAGALFNPAVRAYLAADAGERRVEAFALFNVFYQAGILLGPLVGMLLTGVDFRITCLVSAAIFALLSVVQIRALPARRGDDRASGGTGERESVLAQWRGVIANRAFLLFSTAMIGSYVLSFQVYLALPLEVRRLGGDGEFGTVAVALLFAASGLTTILCQTRVTAWCKEHLEPGRALAWGLLIMGAAFIPLLAATAVPVPDTGIGLWLLASVPPTLAALMLALGTMIAYPFEMDTIVRLAGNRLVATHYGLYNTICGIGITLGNLLTGAALDAARAAGMSALPWLALLGLGLACSASLYGLHRTGRLTRPTPEPQPATA, from the coding sequence GTGAAGGCCACGATCGCGCAGGTTCGCTCCTATGACCGGAGCGTGCAGCTCCTGTTCGCCAATCAGTTCACCATCAATCTCGGCTTCTACATGCTGATGCCTTACCTGGCACAGCATCTGTCGGGATCGCTCGGGCTCGCGGGGTGGCTGGTCGGTCTCGTGCTGGGGGTGCGGAACTTCAGCCAGCAGGGCATGTTCCTCATCGGCGGCACCCTCGCCGACCGGTTCGGCTACAAGCCGCTGATCGTCGCCGGATGTGTTCTGCGCACAGCCGGTTTCGCGACGCTCGGTCTGGTCGACTCGGTCGTGGCGTTGATCGCGGCCTCGGCGGCCACCGGCTTCGCGGGCGCTCTGTTCAACCCCGCCGTGCGGGCCTACCTCGCGGCGGACGCGGGGGAGCGCAGGGTCGAGGCATTCGCCCTGTTCAACGTCTTCTACCAGGCGGGCATCCTGCTCGGCCCGCTCGTCGGGATGCTGCTCACAGGAGTCGACTTCCGTATCACCTGCCTGGTTTCTGCAGCGATTTTCGCTCTGTTGAGCGTGGTGCAGATCCGCGCGCTGCCTGCCCGCAGGGGCGACGATCGCGCAAGCGGCGGCACCGGTGAGCGGGAGAGTGTGCTGGCGCAGTGGCGCGGCGTGATCGCCAACCGGGCGTTCCTGCTCTTTTCAACCGCGATGATCGGCTCGTACGTCCTGTCCTTCCAGGTCTATCTCGCGCTGCCGCTCGAAGTGCGGCGCCTGGGTGGCGACGGCGAGTTCGGAACCGTTGCCGTGGCACTGCTGTTCGCCGCCTCCGGCCTGACCACGATTCTCTGCCAGACCCGGGTGACTGCTTGGTGCAAGGAGCACTTGGAACCCGGCCGCGCCCTGGCCTGGGGCCTGCTGATCATGGGAGCCGCATTCATACCGCTCCTGGCCGCGACCGCCGTCCCGGTGCCGGACACCGGCATCGGACTGTGGCTGCTCGCCTCCGTACCGCCTACGCTGGCCGCACTCATGCTGGCGCTGGGCACGATGATCGCGTACCCCTTCGAGATGGACACCATTGTCCGGCTCGCGGGCAACCGCCTCGTCGCCACCCACTACGGCCTCTACAACACCATCTGCGGAATCGGCATCACGCTCGGCAACCTGCTCACCGGCGCAGCCCTCGACGCTGCCCGGGCCGCCGGAATGTCCGCGCTGCCCTGGCTCGCGTTGCTCGGGCTCGGTCTGGCCTGCTCGGCGTCCCTCTACGGCCTGCACCGGACCGGACGCCTGACACGCCCCACGCCCGAACCGCAGCCCGCGACGGCCTGA
- a CDS encoding uracil-xanthine permease family protein, whose translation MMAVPTHAVAPETGPHPVDVRPPMRRLVPLSLQHLLVAYAGMATMPLLVGNALNLPEDRIRLLISANLLVSGLATLLQSLGVKQVGARLPIVMGSTFTAITPAVLIGKEHGLAAVFGATIVSGLVTVAVAPWFGRGLHLFPPLVTGTVIAVIGFSLVPSAAGLISGGHGAGGGRGLALAGVTVLLVVLVEWLAPPSLARFSVLVAMAAGTVLALPLGLFDGSGMTDAHAVTAPDPTAFGAPTFVVPAIAAMLVVQLVNMVESVGDTLAVGQIVERGDDAPTVVRALRADGVATAASGALASFPIVTFGQSVGLVSVTRVRSRHVVALSGLFMVVLAFVPVFGAAVAAVPGPVLGGVSLVMFGMVGAVGLRILARADLTDSRNLLTAALAFGLGMIPVGSPDFYAPLPPYARTVLDSGIAVTGIIAFALNLLFHHAPRLRKDHAR comes from the coding sequence ATGATGGCTGTACCCACGCATGCCGTCGCACCCGAGACGGGACCACACCCCGTTGATGTCCGGCCGCCAATGCGCCGCCTGGTGCCTCTGAGCCTGCAGCATCTGCTCGTCGCCTACGCGGGCATGGCGACGATGCCGTTGCTGGTGGGCAACGCGCTGAACTTGCCCGAGGACCGGATACGGCTGCTCATCAGCGCCAATCTGCTGGTGAGCGGGCTCGCCACACTGCTGCAGTCGCTCGGCGTGAAGCAGGTCGGGGCCCGGTTGCCGATCGTGATGGGGTCGACGTTCACCGCGATCACGCCCGCTGTGCTGATCGGCAAGGAGCATGGGCTCGCCGCCGTGTTCGGGGCGACGATCGTCTCAGGTCTGGTGACCGTGGCCGTCGCACCGTGGTTCGGACGAGGGCTGCATCTGTTTCCGCCGTTGGTGACCGGGACCGTCATCGCTGTGATCGGTTTCTCGCTGGTGCCGTCGGCGGCCGGGCTCATCAGCGGTGGCCACGGTGCCGGCGGTGGGCGCGGGCTTGCTCTGGCCGGGGTAACGGTGTTGCTCGTGGTGCTGGTGGAGTGGCTCGCGCCGCCCTCTCTGGCCCGGTTCTCGGTGCTCGTCGCGATGGCTGCGGGGACCGTGCTCGCCTTGCCGCTCGGCCTGTTCGACGGTTCGGGCATGACGGACGCGCACGCGGTGACGGCGCCGGACCCGACCGCCTTCGGAGCACCCACGTTCGTTGTCCCGGCGATCGCGGCGATGCTCGTCGTGCAGCTCGTGAACATGGTCGAGTCCGTCGGGGACACGCTCGCCGTCGGGCAGATCGTCGAGCGCGGGGACGACGCGCCCACCGTCGTGCGGGCGCTGCGCGCGGACGGCGTGGCGACCGCGGCTTCGGGAGCTCTCGCCTCCTTCCCCATTGTGACGTTCGGGCAGTCGGTGGGCCTGGTCAGCGTGACGCGGGTGCGCAGTCGTCATGTCGTGGCGCTGTCCGGCCTGTTCATGGTGGTGCTGGCGTTCGTTCCGGTGTTCGGGGCGGCCGTCGCAGCCGTTCCGGGGCCGGTCCTCGGCGGAGTCTCACTCGTCATGTTCGGCATGGTCGGCGCCGTCGGCCTGCGCATCCTGGCCCGTGCCGACCTCACCGACTCCCGCAATCTGCTGACCGCGGCGCTCGCCTTCGGTCTCGGGATGATCCCGGTCGGCTCTCCGGACTTCTACGCGCCACTCCCCCCGTACGCACGCACGGTTCTGGACAGCGGCATCGCGGTCACCGGCATCATCGCCTTCGCCCTCAACCTGCTGTTCCACCACGCGCCCCGGCTCCGGAAGGACCACGCCCGATGA